In Eulemur rufifrons isolate Redbay chromosome 2, OSU_ERuf_1, whole genome shotgun sequence, the sequence gcagggtgctGCTTGCCCGCATGCCTGGAAAAGCATCAGTGCCTCTGGGACTTCACCTGGATATCATTTCCGCATGGGGCCCTGGCTCCCGCTGGCGGTGGGGGTGAGGGGATCGCCCTCTCACATTTCATCCTTAATCTGTCCATTCGCAGCTACCTCCATCCCTTACTTCTCTGATCTCTCCTGCTCAGCTCTAGCCACACTGACCTTGCTCCTTCTCCTAACACACCAGCCGTGCTCCTAGTCTGGGGGCTTTGCACCAGCTGTTCCTGGAATATCTTCCTCCCACATGGTTTGCTTGGCTCCCTGACTCACCTCAtgtctcaaatgtcaccttctcagtgaggcttaCATTGCTCAACCCCTTCTCAGTGGCCTCCCCATCCCAATCTCTTGCCAGCAATCCCCATAACCACCTCAGAGCCTGCACTTTTTTCCATACTACTCACCACTGTCTTATATACCAATTACTTATCTCTTCCCCATTAcagtgtaagctccatgagaacagaaTTTGGCTTTTTTCTCCCTGTTTCCCTATCTGGGCAACGAATTAAGGAACCTGTGAGTAGAGATCAAGATCCTCTTTCAGAGAAGAAACACCTGGCCCGGAGGGGTGATGAGCCTTGGTCACAGCTGGcggtgggtggggctggagggtaGGCCTTGCCCACCGCAGCGGAGCGCTCTTGCACCTAACCACGGTTCCTCGGGGACACGGGCTCAGGAGGCTGCTGGGGGGCTGCGGCCTTTATTAAAGGTAGGACATTGACTAAAGCCTTGGACTTGGAAGAACAGGGGTGTGCCCACGTCCAGCAAACCCAACAGGTGAGAATCCAGCTTTGCATCCTCTTATAATAGTTCCATTATCAAAGGACTGAACCATGGCtactgctttgtttttaaatcttttgagtTTTATCAAATGACTTTATGATATGAGAACAGTAGAAGATGTGTATAATTATTCAATTTATGAAAGAAACAGGAGCGAGTGTTCTAGAATTGCGTGTTCCCCAGGAAAGGCGAGCGGGCAAAGCTGCAGGTGGGAGCGGCTTCGGGGGCTCCCTCGGGCCCTGCGACCGGGCTTCCCCCCCTGCCCACAGCCGCAGCGCTTTGCCGGGAGGCCTGCGCCGTCGGCGGAGCCCTCGCAGGCGACGGCCGCTGGGGGACCTCGGGCAGCGGCCAGACCTCGCCCGGGTCACAACGCCCGGCGCGCGGGAGGTCGAACCCCGACCCCGCCGCCTTCCCCGAGCTCGGCCGGCGGTGGCCGTGGTCAGGCCCTCCCCGAGCGGAGTCCCCGGGGATGGTGTGGGCGCTCCCGCAACGCGGAGGGGACCTGGTGCGGAAGGAGGGGAAAAGGTGGTGGCGGCTAGTGAGAACCAGCCGAGTGTTTTCCAGGCATCGGTCATTTACTCTCGCGTTCATCCCATGTATAAAATTGTAAAGTGAGGTAGGCGTTGTGCAGACGGGGACACTGAGATTCCGAAGACGTTGCGGTCCGGGAGGTGGAAGAGCGGCCTTCGCAGCCAAGACGCCCGGCGGGCGGGCCTAGCGCGGTGGCGGCTTGCGGGGGCCCGCGGCGGGGGCGCGCGGGGCCTGGTCGGGCAGCATGGCAGCGCTGTGCTCGGCGCGCAGGGCCAGGCGCGGGCACGCGGCGCGCAGGCGGAGCAGGCCGGCCGCGCTCACGTTGCGGCAGAAGTCCACGTGCAGCGTCTGTAGCGCGCGCCCGTGCGCCGCCACGGCCGTCAGCGTGCGGTTGGTGACGCGCGCGCAGTTCTCCAGGCGCAGCGCGCGCAGGCGCGGGCAGCAGCGCAGCAGGCGCGCCAGGCAGTCGTCGGTGACATGACCGCAGCCGGATAGCGTGACAGACGCCAGGTTGGGGCACCTGCGGGAAGAGCGCGGTGACCCCGGGCCGAGGAGGGCGGCAGAGGCCTGGCCTGTCCGGGGCTCACTGGCTCGTTGAACCCGCCTAGCGGCCCCGGGACGCGGCAGGACTCCCGCACGGCGCTGAGGAACTGCCTGCGGCGACGCCGCCGGATTCCGGCCAGGGCTTTCCACCTCATTTCCCTGCTCTTtctgccactgtgccccaccAGACCATACTTGGCGTAGGTCTGGCGCATAGGCTCCGGGCCCCCGTGAGGAACCCCCAatggcagccccagccccctAGAGTCACGGGCTGCCGAGGACAGAGCGGTGCCGGTTCCCAGAGGGACAGCTGCTCCTTGTTGCCGTGCAGGGGAGCCGTGCGTGGGGACTGCCTCATCTAGCTTCAAGCTGAAGGCCCTGAATGCCCCTAGCAGGACGTGGGCGGGAGGAGGGTCTGTTTCCATGGCAGGTGGCTTAGTGACAGCCCCATTCCAACCCTTGAGGCCGTGGGGTCACCCCTCAGTATTGGCTCTGGGTTCAGCTCAGTCGCCTGGGGCAGTTACTGCACCCCCCTGGGACGCCAGCCTGGACGAGATCAGGAGCCAGAGGCAGCTAGAACCAGGCCCTGAGGTGGGTACAGTAAGGGACACCGGGTAGCTCGCCCAGAGAGCTTGGAGGGCTCTCTGCTGCAGCCTCGCCGGCACCTGCTGGAGAGAGAAGATCTTGAGCAAAGTCAGACCTATTTGCAGCGTGGCCTTGGCCAAGTCAGTGACTCAGTTTCCGAATGTGTGGGAAGAATATGTCTACCAGTGGGGTTGTGAGGACTGAGATTTGGGGTGTAAAGAACCTGTAGCAGGGCCTTCTACGGACAGTCACACCCCACTTTCACTGGAAACGGGACCAGACTGCTCCCAGTCCAGAAGGACCGTCCCCTTGGCCCGGACCTTGGCTCCATGTAGCCAGTGGGAGCTGGCGTCGGGACTGGGGAAgagtttctcttttcctctgagCCTCCCTCTTAGCTCCTTGAGGGCACCCGTCCGGGGCCAGCCCAGCTGCTTTGTGCTTGGGGTGAGGGGATGAAGAACTAGCACATGCTGGGCACAGCCGC encodes:
- the FBXL22 gene encoding F-box and leucine-rich protein 22 isoform X1 — encoded protein: MHITQLNRECLLHLFSFLDKDSRKNLARTCSQLHDVFEDPALWPLLHFRSLTELKKDNFLLGPALRSLSICWHSSRVQVCSIEDWLKSAFQRSICSRHESLVNDFLLQVCDRCPNLASVTLSGCGHVTDDCLARLLRCCPRLRALRLENCARVTNRTLTAVAAHGRALQTLHVDFCRNVSAAGLLRLRAACPRLALRAEHSAAMLPDQAPRAPAAGPRKPPPR